The following nucleotide sequence is from Leopardus geoffroyi isolate Oge1 chromosome A1, O.geoffroyi_Oge1_pat1.0, whole genome shotgun sequence.
ACATCCTTATTTCTTAGACTATAGATCAAAGGGTTGAGCACAGGAGTGAGTATTGTGTAAAAGACAGATACCATCATGTCCTTCTCAGGTGTATGGTAGGACTTGGGGAGCATGTAAGTATAAATGGCAGCCCCATAGAAGAGGATGACCACAGTCATGTGGGAAGAACAAGTGGCAAAGGCCTTCTTTTGGCCTTCTGCTGAGTTCATCCTATGGATGGTGATGAGGATAAAGTAGTAGGATCCTGAAATGACTGTCACAGGAATGAGAAGCATGAGGACACAGCACAAGTACATGAAAATCTCATAGATGGAGGTGTCTGAACAAGAGAGTTTCAACACCGCTGGGACTTCACAGAAGAAATGATGGATCTCCCGAGATCTGCAGAAGGGGAAGGTCATGGTGATGGGAGTGAACAAGAAGCCATCCACTGAACCCAGGAACCAGCAGCCAGATGCTAGAAGGAGAAACACCCTAGGGTTCATGAGGACTGGGTAACGGAGGGGATGGCAGATGGCtacatagcggtcataggccatagaggctagaagaaaaaattctgaaccTGCTAGTGTCACATAGAGAAACATCTGTATCCCACATTCTGTGGTTGAGATCTTGTTCATACCCATGACTTGGTCCATGAGCATCTTCGGCACAGTAACAGAAATGTACATTATGTCCATGAGAGACAGCTGGCTGATgaaaaagtacatgggggtgtggaggtaGGCATCAGAATGTATCAGTAGGATCAGGATGGTGTTTCCAGTCAAGGCCATCAGGAAAGCCACAAAAATCACCAAACAAAGGAGAGCTGGGTGTTTGGATTCACTGAAGATTCCCACCAGGATGAAATCTGACCTCACAGTGTAGTTAGCCACCCAGTTGGTTTTCTCCATGAGATTTCACTTGGACAACATAGGAAACCTTTAGGATTAATGAATCACTCATGGGACACCACACACTTAAATGAATGTttagtgggagagagaaagagagagaggaaaaaaatgattatgttGACAGAAAGAAATTCCATGGTCCTATAGATTTGTAGATTAAAATTACCTGTAATTCCATAAATATACCAGAAAACTAATAATACACAAATATGAGTAAAGAGAATTTATAACATATAGTGAGGTTGCATTGTTCAAAGTCATGAGCTTACTTTTTGATACAGTCTCCTTTACCAGTAGCCATGTAAATTTGTTTAGCTATTGCCCTAAACAACACCAAAGatgaatcatatatatatatatatatatatatatatatatatatatataaaatcactcttctagaatttttgttGTAGATCTCAGAATTTCATTAACCTCTCTTGTCTAAAGATCCAACTGAGATCTTGAATACTCTCCAAGGTGTATTCTgtataagaaaattttaacattttgcagAGCATAGACATATCAAATCACTGCATTCTACAACTGAAACTGATAGAGTATTATAAGTCAATAGTATGCCCCCCTAAAAGAGAACAATCTAAAAAGTAACCATGACACAATTTGGGGAAAAATCTATATGAAATGTTTGAACCCCCTTTTTCCTATAAGAATGAATCACACTGTGAGGCACTGTGATTGTATGCAGTAAGCCACAAATCCTCCAAAACAGGCCATGGTCATCACCAATATACCAATCCCTTAGATAGCCTAGGGACGTCACTTTG
It contains:
- the LOC123597620 gene encoding olfactory receptor 2T4-like, coding for MEKTNWVANYTVRSDFILVGIFSESKHPALLCLVIFVAFLMALTGNTILILLIHSDAYLHTPMYFFISQLSLMDIMYISVTVPKMLMDQVMGMNKISTTECGIQMFLYVTLAGSEFFLLASMAYDRYVAICHPLRYPVLMNPRVFLLLASGCWFLGSVDGFLFTPITMTFPFCRSREIHHFFCEVPAVLKLSCSDTSIYEIFMYLCCVLMLLIPVTVISGSYYFILITIHRMNSAEGQKKAFATCSSHMTVVILFYGAAIYTYMLPKSYHTPEKDMMVSVFYTILTPVLNPLIYSLRNKDVMGALKKMWNVERVFHET